A DNA window from Bombus vancouverensis nearcticus chromosome 6, iyBomVanc1_principal, whole genome shotgun sequence contains the following coding sequences:
- the LOC117158116 gene encoding histone lysine demethylase PHF8 isoform X4, translating to MELPVTYCLCGRSYDFEQFMIQCDVCKEWYHGGCVSVKEYMSIDLDKYHCPRCEAMCGPSLMKTKLNWHRHDYTEPDADTKPVQTGTPVFIRELKSRHFPKADEVVKHVRGQQLTLQYLQANGFESPIIIDGKDGLDMTVPPPNFSVYDVESYIGGDRDMDVIDVTRQSNIRMKLRDFVEYYNSPCRTRVLNVISLEFTNTGLSPMVEAPYIARKLDWVNSVWPRDWLEDSDIKRPEVQKYCLMGVKDSFTDFHIDFGGTSVWYHVLRGEKVFYLIRPTPANLQLYQHWMCSSTQSETFFGDQADACYKCVIKQGQTMMIPTGWIHAVLTPVDSLVFGGNFVHSLNIPMQLQIYELEKKMKTPAKFQYPGFETINWFAAKKLLKELKELNNEGKKCPAYLLQGVKALLSILKQWNTDKDYNMTSRGQIPETINSQKLLKDFSKEIRHAERYLISLNPPKPERESKRKKKKPLNKDFVDYDVADRMPDNPFKATLKETSKANSTIVESPSSGRPPLKLTLPKPIMYPYAKTQSPTLEEKNVSPVSNRRSSKPGKQSPTVIRFKLGNNEVVRSTHDDINTYNNLHSDRPLGTSKELTWKQTSIYDFHDGSNESDYGRFTIDESPKRKRTPKTNTQKRLKRDYDGDVDVLNDAPKNGIEELLKASAYTLGNGTQRLDVTTSMISQYSQPMPPPTGIYKLKTTSSGRASPSTREAIAGMLSFSEQCYSTTSNSTSKSTKITKVQTSEDDDQSIENIDKVHQDDDFIYPTLDASDDEDFIFKPKAKSQIDEAWNPKARVGPLLPKTNRPAREGVKKTSVEKGLEAAAAKRAKQSSTTKRTYNKKKQKNSSVTSATGTSATSSENTAKTSIGFGSILTSPNRLKDVKAKLAAPVPVERKPKKGMKTAKQRLGKILKLHKMMH from the exons ATGGAGTTACCAGTTACATATTGTTTATGTGGCCGTTCTTACGATTTCGAACAATTTATGATACAATGTGATGTTTGTAAAGAATGGTATCATGGAGG GTGTGTTTCTGTAAAAGAATATATGTCCATAGATCTTGACAAATACCATTGTCCGCGTTGTGAAGCAATGTGCGGGCCATCGCTTA TGAAAACAAAATTGAATTGGCATAGACATGATTATACCGAGCCCGATGCTGATACAAAACCAGTTCAAACTGGCACACCAGTATTTATAAGGGAATTAAAATCCAGACATTTCCCAAAAGCTGATGAAGTTGTTAAACATGTTAGAGGACAGCAATTGACTCTTCAATATTTACAAGCTAATGGCTTTGAAAGTCCTATTATAATTGATGGGAAGGATGGACTTGATATGACCGTTCCACCGCCAAACTTCAGCGTTTATGATGTCGAAAGTTACATAG GTGGAGATCGAGACATGGATGTAATCGACGTTACAAGACAAAGTAATATCAGAATGAAATTAAGAGACTTTGTTGAATATTACAATTCCCCTTGCAGAACAAGGGTTCTTAATGTGATTAGTCTTGAATTTACAAACACTGG TCTTTCACCAATGGTCGAGGCACCATACATCGCGCGTAAACTTGACTGGGTTAATTCTGTTTGGCCGCGTGATTGGCTCGAGGATAGTGACATAAAACGCCCCGAAGTGCAAAAGTATTGCCTAATGGGAGTCAAAGACAGTTTCACAGATTTCCACATTGATTTTGGTGGTACATCTGTGTGGTATCACGTGCTACGCGGAGAGAAAGTGTTTTATCTGATCAGGCCTACCCCTGCTAATTTACAACTGTATCAACATTGGATGTGCAGCTCAACGCAGAGTGAAACCTTCTTTGGAGATCAAGCCGATGCGTGTTACAAATGCGTTATAAAACAAGGCCAAACTATGATGATTCCAACAGGTTGGATACACGCTGTATTAACTCCAGTTGATTCTTTGGTCTTTGGTGGAAATTTTGTACATAGCCTTAACATTCCAATGCAACTACA AATAtacgaattagaaaaaaaaatgaagactCCTGCCAAATTTCAATATCCTGGTTTTGAGACAATCAATTGGTTCGCAGCAAAGAAATTACTGaaagaattgaaagaattaaataatgaaGGAAAGAAATGTCCAGCGTATCTTTTACAGGGTGTTAAAGCATTACTCAGTATTCTAAAACAGTGGAACACAGATAAGGAC TATAATATGACCAGTAGAGGTCAAATACCAGAAACAATAAATAGTCAAAAATTGTTGAAAGATTTCAGTAAGGAAATTCGACATGCTGAACGAtacttaatatctttaaatccCCCGAAACCAGAGCGAGAGAGTAAACGCAAGAAAAAGAAACCATTGAATAAAGATTTTGTAGATTATGATGTTGCCGATAGAATGCCTGATAATCCGTTCAAAGCAACGTTAAAAGAGACGAGTAAAGCGAATTCTACGATTGTAGAGTCACCGTCATCCGGTAGACCACCCTTGAAACTCACATTACCGAAACCCATCATGTATCCCTATGCCAAAACTCAAAGTCCAACATTGGAAGAGAAAAATGTTTCCCCTGTTAGTAATAGAAGATCGTCAAAACCGGGTAAACAAAGTCCAACCGTAATTAGATTTAAGCTCGGCAATAATGAGGTGGTCAGGAGTACACATGATGACATaaatacgtataataatttacaCTCTGACCGTCCCCTTGGGACATCGAAAGAATTAACTTGGAAACAAACTTCCATATACGATTTTCACGACGGCAGCAATGAAAGCGATTATGGTCGATTTACTATTGACGAATCGCCAAAACGAAAGAGAACACCCAAAACTAATACGCAAAAGCGTTTAAAACGCGATTACGATGGAGATGTTGATGTTTTAAATGATGCACCAAAAAATGGAatcgaagaattattaaaagctTCGGCTTATACCTTGGGAAACGGGACTCAAAGATTGGATGTAAC GACATCAATGATATCACAATATAGTCAACCTATGCCACCACCTACTGG tatttataaattgaaaacaACCAGTTCTGGTAGGGCATCTCCTTCGACTCGGGAAGCAATTGCCGGGATGCTATCCTTCAGTGAACAATGTTATTCAACTACGTCAAATAGTACATCGAAATCTACAAAAATCACGAAAGTTCAAACTAGCGAGGATGATGATCAGTCTATAGAAAATATCGATAAAGTTCATCAGGACGATGATTTTa TTTACCCGACTCTAGACGCTTCAGACGATgaagattttatttttaaaccTAAAGCGAAAAGTCAAATAGACGAGGCATGGAATCCAAAAGCCAGAGTAGGACCTCTCTTGCCAAAAACGAATCGTCCAGCTCGAGAAGGTGTCAAGAAAACATCTGTCGAAAAAGGGCTCGAAGCAGCGGCAGCGAAACGTGCAAAACAATCG AGCACAACTAAGCGGACGTATAATAAAAAGAAGCAAAAGAATTCATCTGTAACTTCGGCAACTGGTACATCGGCCACATCTTCGGAAAATACCGCAAAAACAAGCATCGGATTCGGCTCGATATTAACGAGTCCTAATAGGCTCAAGGATGTTAAAGCGAAATTAGCCGCCCCAGTTCCAGTTG AACGAAAACCAAAGAAAGGAATGAAAACGGCGAAGCAACGCTTAGGAAAAATTTTGAAACTTCACAAAATGATGCACTAG